From Luteolibacter arcticus, one genomic window encodes:
- a CDS encoding aldo/keto reductase, with translation MNYRPLGSTGLQVPVLGFGASSLGSVFRQVSLADCIATVQAALEGGMNFIDVSPSYGETLAELRLGRALEGVPRESYLLATKIGSYSEPRGDYDFSKASTERSVEHSLKRLGVDYVDLIQCHDIEFADHDQIVNETLPTLHRLREQGYVRHIGITGLPLKIFPAILDRVEPGVVETILSFCHYELNDTSLGDLIPYLEEKGVGIINASPTGMGLLTQRGAPAWHPSTPAIQEGCRKAMEHCRAKGVDIVRLAIQFACDDERIACTLVGSANPENIKANINHLEAPRDPELLAEVMEILQPIHNFNWTRGMPQHRDEILG, from the coding sequence GTCTCGCTCGCTGACTGCATCGCCACGGTCCAGGCGGCGCTGGAGGGCGGGATGAATTTCATCGATGTCTCGCCCTCGTATGGCGAGACGCTGGCCGAGCTGCGGCTGGGCCGGGCGCTGGAAGGCGTACCCCGCGAGTCCTACCTGCTGGCAACGAAGATCGGCAGCTACTCCGAACCGCGCGGCGACTACGATTTCTCGAAGGCGAGCACCGAGCGCAGTGTGGAGCACAGCCTGAAGCGCCTCGGCGTGGACTACGTGGACCTGATCCAGTGCCACGACATCGAATTCGCTGACCACGACCAGATCGTGAATGAGACGCTGCCCACGCTGCACCGGCTGAGGGAGCAGGGCTACGTGCGGCACATCGGCATCACCGGGCTGCCGCTGAAGATCTTCCCTGCCATCCTCGACCGGGTGGAGCCGGGCGTGGTGGAGACCATCCTTTCCTTCTGCCACTACGAGCTGAACGATACCTCGCTGGGCGATCTGATTCCGTATCTGGAGGAGAAGGGCGTGGGGATCATCAATGCCTCGCCGACCGGCATGGGTTTGCTCACGCAGCGTGGCGCGCCCGCCTGGCACCCCTCCACCCCGGCGATCCAGGAAGGCTGTCGCAAGGCGATGGAGCATTGCCGAGCGAAGGGCGTGGATATCGTGCGGCTGGCGATCCAATTCGCGTGTGACGATGAGCGGATCGCCTGCACCCTGGTGGGCTCGGCCAACCCGGAGAACATCAAGGCGAACATCAACCACCTTGAAGCGCCCCGCGACCCCGAGCTGCTCGCGGAGGTGATGGAGATCCTTCAGCCGATCCACAATTTCAACTGGACCCGCGGGATGCCGCAGCACCGCGATGAGATTCTTGGTTGA
- a CDS encoding cyclase family protein, translating to MRFLVENLSSLMRFFDLSQPLFDGCPNCHVHPPVRLPVTADHPADGWRMEEFHMASHTGTHLDAPLHKIAGGATIDSFPLETFTGECCILDLTHLSAGHPIGPDDLGGAEPGKILLLNTGWGHKRAKTDEWIHGTPYLAPEGAQWIVDQGIPAVGIDHFSIGGTGPDNTPTHEILLGNNVWVIEELCFRDGWREFAKGATFMALPLLLPGFSGSPCRAVLVKSGN from the coding sequence ATGAGATTCTTGGTTGAAAACCTTTCTTCGCTGATGCGCTTCTTCGACCTTTCCCAACCTCTCTTCGACGGCTGCCCGAATTGCCACGTGCATCCGCCGGTGCGCTTGCCGGTGACGGCGGATCATCCGGCCGATGGCTGGCGGATGGAGGAATTTCACATGGCCTCGCACACCGGCACGCACCTCGATGCGCCGCTGCACAAGATCGCGGGCGGAGCGACGATCGATTCGTTCCCGCTGGAGACCTTCACCGGCGAGTGCTGCATCCTCGATCTCACGCATCTCTCCGCCGGTCACCCGATTGGACCGGATGACTTGGGCGGTGCGGAGCCGGGCAAGATCCTGCTGCTCAATACCGGCTGGGGTCACAAGCGCGCGAAGACGGACGAGTGGATCCATGGCACGCCTTATCTCGCGCCGGAGGGAGCGCAGTGGATTGTCGATCAAGGTATCCCGGCGGTGGGCATCGATCACTTTTCGATCGGCGGCACCGGGCCGGACAACACGCCGACGCATGAGATCCTGTTAGGGAACAATGTGTGGGTGATCGAGGAGCTATGCTTCCGCGATGGCTGGCGCGAGTTCGCCAAAGGCGCGACCTTCATGGCGCTGCCGTTGTTGTTGCCCGGCTTCTCCGGGTCGCCGTGCCGGGCGGTGCTGGTGAAGAGCGGAAATTGA
- a CDS encoding UxaA family hydrolase, whose amino-acid sequence MKLLVHIHPDDNVAVAPQAIAAGTRDGGLDFADIPAGHKAALRPIAAGEPVIKYGFPIGLATADIAPGEHVHVHNVRTGLAEDTELKYEGSRSSIPAAGEVPVFMGYRRPDGRAATRNEIWIVNTVACVNVPSQRIADLAAREFVTPGGAIDGIHAFTHPYGCSQLGDDLGHTRKILAGLVRHPNAAAVLILGLGCENNTLKSFLAEAGTLDPQRVKFFNAQEVLDEIEHGLEAIRELVAYASQFKREPIPASELVLGMKCGGSDGFSGITANPLVGRISERLSSWGGTAILTEVPEMFGAEAPLFSRCDSEQTFDEALGMVNEFKEYFRRHGEAVHENPSPGNKDGGITTLEEKSLGCIQKGGRAPVKQVVGYGESAKQGLGGLCLVEAPGNDGVSCTALAAAGAHEILFTTGRGTPLGVPVPTLKIASNHSLAERKPGWIDFDAGRLLDPEASADQVADDLMSLILEVASGKEAKNERNGFREITIWKQGVTL is encoded by the coding sequence ATGAAACTCCTCGTCCATATCCATCCCGACGACAATGTGGCCGTCGCGCCGCAAGCGATCGCAGCGGGAACGCGTGATGGCGGGCTCGACTTCGCCGACATCCCCGCGGGCCACAAGGCGGCGCTGCGGCCGATCGCGGCGGGCGAGCCGGTGATCAAGTATGGCTTTCCCATCGGCCTCGCCACAGCGGACATCGCGCCGGGCGAGCATGTCCATGTTCATAATGTCCGCACCGGACTCGCGGAGGACACGGAGCTGAAATACGAGGGTTCTCGTAGTTCGATCCCCGCCGCGGGTGAGGTGCCGGTCTTCATGGGCTACCGTCGTCCCGACGGTCGTGCGGCGACGCGCAACGAGATCTGGATCGTCAATACGGTGGCCTGCGTGAATGTGCCGAGCCAGCGCATCGCCGATCTCGCTGCACGCGAGTTCGTCACGCCCGGCGGGGCCATCGATGGCATCCACGCCTTCACCCATCCCTATGGATGCTCGCAGCTTGGCGATGACCTGGGCCACACGCGCAAGATCCTCGCCGGACTCGTTCGCCATCCGAATGCCGCGGCGGTGCTGATCCTCGGCCTCGGTTGCGAGAATAACACGCTGAAGTCCTTCCTCGCCGAAGCCGGCACGCTTGATCCACAGCGGGTGAAATTCTTCAACGCGCAGGAAGTGTTGGATGAGATCGAGCATGGCCTCGAGGCAATTCGTGAGCTGGTCGCCTATGCCTCGCAGTTCAAGCGCGAGCCGATTCCCGCGAGCGAGCTGGTGCTGGGCATGAAGTGCGGAGGGAGCGACGGCTTCAGCGGCATCACCGCGAATCCTTTGGTGGGCCGGATTTCGGAGAGGCTCTCAAGCTGGGGCGGGACGGCGATTCTAACAGAAGTTCCCGAGATGTTCGGTGCCGAGGCACCGCTTTTCAGTCGTTGCGATAGCGAACAAACCTTCGACGAAGCGCTCGGCATGGTGAACGAGTTCAAGGAATACTTCCGCCGCCACGGCGAAGCGGTCCATGAGAACCCGTCGCCCGGCAATAAGGACGGCGGCATCACCACGCTGGAGGAGAAGTCACTCGGCTGCATCCAGAAGGGTGGCCGCGCGCCGGTGAAGCAAGTGGTCGGCTACGGCGAGTCCGCGAAGCAAGGGCTTGGTGGTCTTTGCCTGGTCGAAGCGCCGGGTAATGACGGCGTCTCCTGCACTGCGCTCGCTGCCGCCGGTGCACATGAGATCCTCTTCACCACTGGCCGCGGGACGCCGCTCGGCGTGCCGGTGCCAACGCTCAAGATCGCGTCGAATCACTCGCTCGCCGAACGCAAGCCCGGCTGGATCGACTTCGATGCCGGACGCTTGTTAGATCCCGAAGCCTCCGCCGACCAGGTCGCCGATGATTTGATGTCGCTCATCCTCGAAGTGGCCTCCGGCAAGGAGGCGAAGAACGAACGCAATGGCTTCCGCGAGATCACCATCTGGAAGCAAGGCGTGACCCTCTAA